In Tenacibaculum sp. 190524A02b, the genomic stretch TAGGCTTTCTAAGATCGAATGTTCTTTATTACTAATATCATTGGTTACAGTAAATTCAACATTTCTAGAAACAAACACTTTAGTATATATATTCTGATAATCACTAATAAACTGTGTAAAGTCTTTGTCTAGTTTTCTATTATGAAAGGATATTTTATAATACACTGTTTAACTCTACTTTATATTTATTTAAAAGTGTTCGGGCAAGTGCTAGATTAGCATTTTCTCCATCAAGTGCCAGATAAACAAAATACTCACCATTAGGTGCTATGTTTATAATATGCACTTGTGATTCCAATTTAAAATGGATGTCTATAAGGTTGTCATTTAAGCCCAAAGCAGCTATAGCTCTACGCTTGGCATTTATTATTTCTACATTATAAGCAGAAGCCAAAGCAGGATCAAAACTTTCACTTACTGAATGAGAAATTAATGCCTCACCAGTGCTCATATCAGTAACACTAATACCAATGTATGCAGGAATATTCTCTTTTACATTTTTTACTAAATCGTCTAAAACTTGTTTCATGTATATTTAATTTGTGGTTAGTTCAGATTTCTTTTGTAACACCAGCTCTAAAAGTCGAACATTAATGTTTTTATCTGATACAAAACATAAAACACTACCCATATGTTTAATTAATAAGAAAAACATATCGGTACTTTTTAAAATAATTTCTTTTAGTTCAGAATTAATATAATTTTCAAAAAAATGATCGGACATATTAAAAATAGTACTTCCAAAAACAATGGTTTCATTTTCAATATCTTTTAAAATTCCTGATTTAACAAAGGAGTCTATGATTTCACCTTTTTTATTAATAAGGTAAACAGCCTTCGAATTAGTTTCGTTAAGTAATTCTTGTAGTTCCAACATTTTAGATTTCGGGGTTACTCAAAGTTAATAAATTCTATTCTAAAAAAAAATAATGAGGATAAATAAAATTTAATAAAAACTGAAAGGATGTAGTTGCCTATTTAATAAAAAAAACTAGTTTTTGTTATGTAATATGTATATCTTGAGTATAGTTTCCATTCTAATTGTTTTTAATAATAACTATTTATATTTGAAACCTAACCAACCAAGCCCAACATATGAAAATCAATATTTTAATCCTAATGTTAGCGTTGAGTACTATAAGTTGTAGTACAAGCAAAAAGAAAAAACCTAAAAAACTAAATAAGAAAGAGAAAATACTTAAAAAACAGGATTCTATTTTGTATAGCTTTGTTTTTTTAGGATGTAATAGGGTAGATAGACATCAAGTAGGCGATACTACAGCAACAAACGCTTCCACAGCTAATTTATCTGCAATGAAACGAATTTGGACTGAAGTATCTTCTTTAGAAAGAAAGCCTGATTTATTTTTCTTTTTAGGTGATATGGTATTAGCTGAATCAACTACAGAGAATTTAGAAAATCAATTAATAGCATGGAATGAGCTCTATAATAATACAAAGTTTAGCCCAATAAGTAAGGCAGGAATAGAAATGGTGGCAATACCAGGTAACCATGAGATGTTATATTGGCATGATTATAATATACCTAAGCATGATGAATGGCCTTTAAAAGGAGCTACTCAAATTTGGATGAAGCATATGGCAAAGTATATGCCTCAAGATAGAGATTATATTAAAGGAAATGATAGTATTAACAATCAAATGACATTTGCTTTTAAGCGTAAAAACATTGGTTTTGTATTGATGAACACAGATACGTATAATGCGCCTACTAAAGAGAACCCATACGGTTTAGAAGGACAAATACCTACGCAATGGATTATTGATAAAGTAACAGCTTATAAAAATAACCCAGCAATAGACCATGTTTTTGTTTTAGGCCATAAACCATATTATGTAAGTGGTAAACCAGAAACAGGACATAAAGGTATTCCAGAAGGGCCAGTTTTATGGCCTAAGTTAAAAGAGAATAAAGTAGTTGCTATGTTATCTGCTCATGTGCATGATTATCAACGCATGCAACCAGATAATAAAGGAACTTACCAAATTATTGCAGGGAATAGTGGAAGCCCTGGCGAAGCAACTTTTTTTGGGTATTCTAAAATTGATATTTTAGTATCTGGCAACGTAAAGTTAACAGCTATGGGCTATGATGTAGGAAATCCATATTACAAAGCAGTACCTAATAATCCTTCAACTGTGAGAGATGAAACAATTTTATCATGGTCAGCGAATGCAAATCCTTATCAAAATAAAAAATAGGGTGATTGTAATGATAACTGTACAGATAATATAAACTATAATACAAACTCAAAAATATGCACAAAAAAAATACACTATTTATTGTAAAGTTATTTTTCACAACTTTATTAATAGCTTTTACTTCTCAAAAAATGCATGCCAATCCTAGCATAGATATTAATGCTAGTTCGGATGGGATAACAGTAGTTACTCAAATTAAATACTTCAATAACGTAACTTTAGGCTTAGACCCTGGGTTTGATGTAGGGAATTTTGGAGGAGCTGCTTTTGATATTTATACACATTTATTAGAAGGGTCAACAGGAGATGACTATACAATCCAATCATTACCAACCAATAACTATGAGAGTATGGTAATACCGTTAGGTTTAACAGCAGCTTCAGGTAAAACAGTAACTTTTTCAGCAACATTTAGTAACTTACCTACAGGAATAGAGGTGTATTTAGAAGATAAAACTGCAGGGACGTACGTTAAAATTGATGCTATAA encodes the following:
- a CDS encoding metallophosphoesterase family protein, translating into MKINILILMLALSTISCSTSKKKKPKKLNKKEKILKKQDSILYSFVFLGCNRVDRHQVGDTTATNASTANLSAMKRIWTEVSSLERKPDLFFFLGDMVLAESTTENLENQLIAWNELYNNTKFSPISKAGIEMVAIPGNHEMLYWHDYNIPKHDEWPLKGATQIWMKHMAKYMPQDRDYIKGNDSINNQMTFAFKRKNIGFVLMNTDTYNAPTKENPYGLEGQIPTQWIIDKVTAYKNNPAIDHVFVLGHKPYYVSGKPETGHKGIPEGPVLWPKLKENKVVAMLSAHVHDYQRMQPDNKGTYQIIAGNSGSPGEATFFGYSKIDILVSGNVKLTAMGYDVGNPYYKAVPNNPSTVRDETILSWSANANPYQNKK